One Luteimonas sp. MC1825 DNA segment encodes these proteins:
- a CDS encoding CIA30 family protein, with protein MNRWPEILAAGAIAAAIAGAVLAQGPSPDTQRAVAVAALPSGGEGAAFAITGVRVFDGERVLPAANVVVRDGRIAAVGAGAAIPAGIGVVDGAGRTLLPGFIDAHTHSWGEAQRDALRFGVTAELDMFGDWNRIPALRAQRESLDATAQSDLWTAGATVTTAGGHGTQYGFPVPTLAADGDAAAFVAARVAEGSDYIKLIVEDFSTHSAERRLPTITPAQVAAAIAAAHAHDRRAVVHASSQADALHAVESGADGLVHVFHDAAASPAFVAATRRSGAFVVPTLSVIAGFAQDASGSALAADMRLAPWLGVEQRSALQSTFPGAPRPAAFDNALRSVAALHAAGVDVLAGTDAGNPGTAHGASVHGELALLVRAGLTPVEALAAATSVPARRFGLDDRGRIAPGLRADVLLVDGDPTADIAATRAIAGIWKNGHAVARPRMDQPATAPAIAAGALLADFEDGGTGVRFGHGWQLTTDAMAGGTSIAEQAWAAEGAAGSRGALRVAGEIRPGFAFPWAGTMFHPGAQPMQPVDASARSELVFQARGDGRGYQVMLFSGPSMQAMPSMQAFTAGPEWREVRIPLAAFAGADVATLRALAITAGQPQGAFELYIDQVELR; from the coding sequence ATGAATCGCTGGCCTGAAATCCTCGCCGCGGGCGCCATCGCCGCCGCCATTGCCGGTGCCGTGCTGGCCCAGGGTCCGTCGCCGGACACGCAGCGCGCCGTCGCCGTCGCCGCATTGCCATCGGGAGGCGAGGGCGCCGCCTTCGCCATTACCGGCGTGCGCGTGTTCGACGGCGAGCGGGTGTTGCCCGCCGCCAACGTCGTCGTCCGCGATGGCCGCATCGCGGCGGTCGGTGCCGGCGCCGCCATCCCGGCCGGCATCGGGGTCGTGGACGGCGCGGGCCGGACCCTGCTGCCCGGCTTCATCGACGCGCACACGCACAGCTGGGGCGAGGCGCAGCGCGACGCCCTGCGCTTCGGCGTCACCGCCGAGCTCGACATGTTCGGCGACTGGAACCGCATCCCGGCGCTGCGCGCGCAGCGCGAATCGCTCGATGCCACCGCACAGTCCGACCTGTGGACCGCCGGCGCCACCGTGACAACCGCGGGCGGGCACGGCACGCAGTACGGCTTCCCGGTGCCCACGCTTGCCGCCGACGGCGATGCCGCGGCCTTCGTCGCCGCGCGCGTCGCCGAGGGCTCGGACTACATCAAGCTGATCGTCGAGGATTTCAGCACCCACTCCGCCGAGCGCCGCCTGCCGACGATCACCCCGGCGCAGGTCGCCGCCGCGATCGCCGCGGCGCATGCGCACGACCGGCGCGCCGTGGTGCATGCGTCGTCGCAGGCGGATGCGCTGCATGCGGTCGAATCCGGCGCGGACGGCCTGGTGCACGTGTTCCATGATGCCGCCGCATCGCCGGCCTTCGTCGCCGCGACCCGTCGCAGTGGCGCGTTCGTGGTGCCGACGCTGTCGGTGATCGCCGGGTTCGCGCAGGACGCCAGCGGCAGCGCGCTTGCGGCGGACATGCGCCTGGCGCCGTGGCTGGGCGTGGAGCAGCGCAGCGCGCTGCAGTCCACGTTCCCCGGCGCGCCGCGGCCGGCGGCATTCGACAACGCCCTGCGCAGCGTCGCCGCGCTGCATGCCGCGGGCGTGGACGTGCTTGCCGGCACCGACGCCGGCAATCCCGGCACCGCGCACGGGGCCAGCGTGCACGGCGAGCTGGCGCTGCTGGTGCGCGCCGGCCTGACGCCGGTCGAAGCACTGGCCGCGGCCACGTCGGTCCCGGCGCGCCGCTTCGGTCTCGACGACCGCGGCCGCATCGCGCCCGGACTGCGGGCCGACGTACTGCTGGTCGATGGCGATCCCACCGCCGACATCGCCGCCACGCGCGCCATTGCCGGCATCTGGAAGAACGGCCACGCCGTCGCGCGCCCGCGCATGGACCAGCCGGCCACCGCGCCGGCGATCGCCGCCGGCGCGCTGCTCGCCGACTTCGAGGACGGCGGCACCGGCGTGCGCTTTGGCCACGGCTGGCAGCTCACCACCGATGCCATGGCCGGCGGCACCTCGATCGCGGAGCAGGCCTGGGCGGCGGAGGGCGCGGCCGGTTCGCGCGGCGCGCTGCGTGTGGCGGGCGAGATCCGCCCCGGCTTCGCCTTCCCCTGGGCCGGCACCATGTTCCATCCCGGCGCGCAGCCGATGCAGCCGGTCGACGCCTCGGCGCGCAGCGAGCTGGTGTTCCAGGCACGTGGTGACGGCCGCGGCTACCAGGTGATGCTGTTCTCGGGGCCGTCGATGCAGGCGATGCCGAGCATGCAGGCATTCACCGCCGGACCGGAATGGCGCGAGGTGCGGATCCCGCTGGCGGCATTTGCCGGTGCCGACGTCGCCACGCTGCGTGCGCTGGCGATCACCGCCGGCCAGCCGCAGGGTGCGTTCGAGCTGTACATCGACCAGGTCGAGCTGCGCTGA
- a CDS encoding efflux RND transporter periplasmic adaptor subunit, whose amino-acid sequence MNTNADLLRELRIDRKAPPPPSRRGLWIGIAIAIVLLLVAGAAWALLARDRGVEVQTAPVVASSGGGGGAASVLDASGYVVARRMATVSSKITGRVREVLIEEGQRVEEGQVMATLDPIDADAQRDLAQAQLGATRSQADGIRAQLVEAEANARRLSSLVQQQLVSRAQHEQAIAARDALRAQLATAQRNAQVASQQLRISGIGVDNTVVRAPFAGVVIAKAAQPGEIVSPLSAGGGFTRTGIGTIVDMDSLEVEVDVGEAYIGRVQPKMPVEATLNAYPDWKIPAEVIAIIPTADRGKATVKVRVALKDKDPRIVPDMGVTVSFLERAPEAAADQPRGVRVPAAAVASRDGGDVAFVVAADDRAELRGIRTTAGGSGGDRQVLSGLAPGETVVLDPPDDLRDGDRLRIATD is encoded by the coding sequence ATGAACACCAACGCCGACCTGCTCAGGGAATTGAGGATCGACCGCAAGGCTCCGCCGCCGCCATCGCGGCGCGGGCTGTGGATCGGCATCGCCATCGCCATCGTGCTGCTGCTGGTCGCCGGCGCGGCATGGGCACTGCTGGCCCGCGACCGCGGCGTCGAGGTGCAGACCGCGCCGGTGGTCGCCTCCTCGGGCGGCGGCGGCGGCGCCGCGTCGGTGCTCGACGCCAGCGGCTACGTGGTGGCGCGGCGCATGGCGACGGTGTCGTCGAAGATCACCGGCCGCGTGCGCGAGGTACTGATCGAGGAAGGCCAGCGCGTCGAGGAAGGCCAGGTCATGGCGACCCTCGACCCGATCGATGCCGACGCACAGCGCGACCTCGCGCAGGCCCAGCTCGGTGCCACCCGCAGCCAGGCCGACGGCATCCGCGCGCAGCTGGTCGAAGCCGAGGCCAACGCCCGGCGGCTGTCGTCGCTGGTGCAGCAGCAGCTGGTGTCGCGCGCGCAGCACGAACAGGCGATCGCTGCGCGCGACGCGCTGCGCGCGCAGCTCGCCACCGCGCAGCGCAATGCCCAGGTCGCCAGCCAGCAGCTGCGCATCAGCGGCATCGGCGTCGACAACACCGTGGTGCGCGCGCCATTCGCCGGCGTGGTGATCGCCAAGGCCGCGCAGCCCGGCGAGATCGTGTCGCCGCTGTCGGCCGGCGGCGGCTTCACCCGCACCGGCATCGGCACCATCGTCGACATGGACTCGCTCGAGGTCGAGGTCGACGTCGGCGAGGCCTACATCGGCCGCGTGCAGCCGAAGATGCCGGTCGAGGCCACGCTCAACGCCTATCCCGACTGGAAGATCCCGGCCGAGGTGATCGCGATCATCCCCACCGCCGACCGGGGCAAGGCCACGGTCAAGGTGCGCGTGGCGCTGAAGGACAAGGATCCGCGGATCGTGCCGGACATGGGCGTGACCGTGAGCTTCCTGGAGCGCGCCCCCGAAGCGGCCGCCGACCAGCCGCGCGGCGTGCGCGTGCCGGCCGCGGCGGTCGCGTCGCGCGACGGCGGCGATGTCGCCTTCGTGGTCGCCGCCGACGACCGCGCCGAACTGCGCGGCATCCGGACCACTGCGGGTGGCAGCGGCGGCGACCGCCAGGTGCTGTCCGGGCTCGCGCCCGGCGAGACCGTCGTGCTCGATCCGCCCGATGACCTGCGCGACGGTGACCGGCTGCGCATCGCCACCGATTGA
- a CDS encoding ABC transporter ATP-binding protein produces the protein MTTLVSIRNLTKSYQRGPEKVEVLHGLDLDIAAGDFVALMGPSGSGKTTLLNLIGGLDAPTGGEIEIDGQRIDSMGAGQLASWRSRNVGYVFQFYNLMPALTAQKNVELPLLLTKLGAAQRKRNAQIALQLVGLSDRTTHKPAELSGGQQQRVAIARAIVSDPTILICDEPTGDLDRQSAEDILSLLQELNRTHGKTIVMVTHDPKAAEYASHTLHLDKGSLVEQQHHAA, from the coding sequence ATGACCACCCTGGTATCGATCCGCAACCTGACCAAGTCCTACCAGCGCGGCCCGGAGAAGGTCGAGGTGCTGCACGGCCTGGACCTGGACATCGCCGCGGGCGATTTCGTCGCGCTCATGGGGCCGTCCGGCTCCGGCAAGACCACGCTGCTCAACCTCATCGGCGGACTGGATGCGCCCACCGGCGGCGAGATCGAGATCGACGGCCAGCGGATCGACAGCATGGGCGCTGGGCAGCTGGCGAGCTGGCGCAGCCGCAACGTCGGCTACGTGTTCCAGTTCTACAACCTGATGCCGGCGCTTACCGCGCAGAAGAACGTCGAGCTGCCGCTGCTGCTGACGAAACTCGGCGCAGCACAGCGCAAGCGCAACGCGCAGATCGCGCTGCAGCTGGTGGGCCTGTCCGACCGCACCACGCACAAGCCGGCGGAACTCTCCGGCGGCCAGCAGCAGCGCGTGGCGATCGCGCGCGCGATCGTGTCCGACCCGACGATCCTGATCTGCGACGAGCCCACCGGCGACCTCGACCGGCAGTCCGCGGAGGACATCCTCAGCCTGTTGCAGGAACTCAACCGCACGCACGGCAAGACCATCGTCATGGTGACCCACGACCCCAAGGCCGCCGAGTACGCCAGCCACACCCTGCATCTCGACAAGGGCAGCCTGGTCGAGCAGCAGCACCACGCGGCCTGA
- a CDS encoding ABC transporter permease codes for MKYFHLVWAALFRRKTRTFLTLASIVAAFLLFGLLDGIRSSFAQLGQNADGAQRLQTSSKLSFIETLPISLQGRIANIDNIEAVTYANWFGGTYQGPKNQLFTFAVAPNYLDLYPEIEVDPAQVEAWKRNRTGMLVGETMMKRFDWKVGQRVPLQSGIYPNSDGSLDWAFDIVGVLRAKDKKSAGFTEALILMHYDYFEESTPYVDGDVGWYISRVSDVRRSDAAAKAIDALSLNSPHETRSMSEQAAMASQLKQMADVGLIVGSIMGAVFFTLLLLTGNTMAQAVRERTSELAVLKTIGFSSSSVLWMVLAESMLIVVIGGVLGLGLAAVIGPAVSAGSGGMISLPPVGLQSWLLGLVLMLAIGLLVGALPAIRAMRLNIVDALAGR; via the coding sequence ATGAAGTATTTCCACCTGGTCTGGGCCGCGCTGTTCCGGCGCAAGACCCGCACCTTCCTGACGCTCGCCTCGATTGTGGCGGCCTTCCTGCTGTTCGGCCTGCTCGACGGGATCCGCTCGAGCTTCGCCCAGCTCGGCCAGAACGCCGACGGTGCGCAGCGGCTGCAGACCTCGTCGAAGCTCTCGTTCATCGAGACCCTGCCGATCTCGCTGCAGGGGCGCATCGCCAACATCGACAACATCGAGGCGGTGACCTACGCCAACTGGTTCGGCGGCACCTACCAGGGGCCGAAGAACCAGTTGTTCACGTTCGCGGTGGCGCCGAACTACCTGGACCTGTACCCCGAGATCGAAGTCGATCCGGCACAGGTCGAGGCCTGGAAGCGCAACCGCACCGGCATGCTGGTCGGCGAGACCATGATGAAGCGCTTCGACTGGAAGGTCGGGCAGCGCGTGCCGCTGCAGTCGGGCATCTATCCCAACAGCGATGGCAGCCTGGACTGGGCGTTCGACATCGTCGGGGTGCTGCGCGCCAAGGACAAGAAGAGCGCCGGGTTCACCGAGGCCTTGATCCTGATGCACTACGACTACTTCGAGGAGTCCACGCCGTATGTGGACGGTGACGTCGGCTGGTACATCAGCCGGGTCTCCGACGTGCGCCGCAGCGACGCGGCGGCGAAAGCGATCGACGCGCTGTCGCTCAACTCGCCGCACGAGACCAGGTCGATGAGCGAGCAGGCGGCGATGGCCTCGCAGCTCAAGCAGATGGCCGACGTCGGCCTGATCGTCGGCTCGATCATGGGCGCGGTGTTCTTCACCCTGCTGCTGCTCACCGGCAACACCATGGCGCAGGCGGTGCGCGAGCGCACCTCCGAACTCGCGGTGCTGAAGACGATCGGGTTCTCCAGCAGCAGCGTGCTGTGGATGGTGCTGGCGGAATCGATGCTGATCGTGGTGATCGGCGGCGTGCTCGGCCTCGGGCTCGCGGCGGTGATCGGGCCGGCGGTGTCGGCCGGCAGTGGCGGCATGATCAGCCTGCCGCCGGTGGGCCTGCAGAGCTGGCTGCTGGGCCTGGTGCTGATGCTCGCCATCGGCCTGCTGGTGGGGGCGTTGCCGGCGATCCGCGCCATGCGCCTGAACATCGTCGACGCCCTGGCGGGTCGCTGA
- a CDS encoding ABC transporter permease: MNRLKKMLRAAGLVLLIALVLAAWILLPWWVLLGAAAAFALWMLLARSGRQAASVTMVGVSTLSQRIGSSSVVIVGIAGVVGVLVALLAMAEGYRHTVSSSGDERTAIVLRGGSAAELMSVMTRDAITTIERAPEIARDADGRPMASPELVVAANLPVRGGGADEDGSVQLRGVGDMAWAVRPDLEIVEGRRFEPGKRELVVGKGARRQFTGLDPGSELRLGTQPWTVVGVFESGDSMESEIWADAEVVASTYGRGSSRASVFARLSDPSAFNAFKATLAADPRLQVEAKTTLDYFQDQSEGVSKVLRIIGIVVGSIMAIGAVFGALNTMFASVASRAREIATLRAIGFRGVPVVVAVLLETMLLAALGGALGGAIAWLVFNGYTASTLAGGVAQLSFEFKVSPALLWEGLKWALAIGFVGGLFPALRAATMPVTDALRAA, translated from the coding sequence ATGAATCGTTTGAAGAAGATGCTCCGCGCCGCCGGCCTGGTCCTGCTGATCGCCCTGGTCCTCGCCGCATGGATCCTGCTGCCGTGGTGGGTGCTGCTGGGCGCGGCCGCGGCGTTCGCCCTGTGGATGCTGCTGGCCCGCAGCGGCCGGCAGGCGGCCTCGGTCACCATGGTCGGGGTGAGCACGCTGTCGCAGCGCATCGGCTCGTCCTCGGTGGTGATCGTGGGCATCGCCGGCGTGGTCGGCGTGCTGGTGGCGCTGCTGGCGATGGCCGAAGGCTACCGGCACACGGTCAGCAGCAGCGGCGACGAACGGACCGCGATCGTGCTGCGCGGTGGATCGGCGGCAGAACTGATGTCGGTGATGACGCGCGACGCGATCACCACCATCGAGCGCGCCCCCGAGATCGCGCGTGATGCCGACGGACGGCCGATGGCGTCGCCGGAACTGGTGGTGGCGGCCAACCTGCCGGTCCGTGGTGGCGGCGCCGACGAGGATGGCAGCGTGCAGCTGCGCGGCGTCGGCGACATGGCCTGGGCGGTGCGGCCGGACCTGGAGATCGTCGAGGGTCGGCGCTTCGAACCCGGAAAGCGCGAACTGGTGGTCGGCAAGGGCGCGCGCCGCCAGTTCACCGGCCTCGACCCGGGCAGCGAACTGCGCCTGGGCACCCAGCCGTGGACCGTGGTCGGCGTGTTCGAATCCGGCGACTCGATGGAGTCGGAGATCTGGGCCGACGCGGAGGTGGTGGCCTCCACCTACGGTCGCGGCAGCAGCCGCGCCTCGGTGTTCGCGCGCCTGTCCGATCCGTCCGCGTTCAACGCCTTCAAGGCCACGCTGGCCGCCGACCCGCGGCTGCAGGTCGAGGCCAAGACCACGCTCGACTACTTCCAGGACCAGTCGGAAGGGGTGTCCAAGGTGCTGCGCATCATCGGCATCGTGGTCGGCTCGATCATGGCGATCGGCGCCGTGTTCGGCGCGCTCAACACCATGTTCGCCAGCGTCGCCTCGCGCGCGCGCGAGATCGCCACCCTGCGCGCGATCGGCTTCCGCGGCGTGCCGGTGGTGGTCGCGGTGCTGCTGGAGACCATGCTGCTGGCGGCGCTCGGCGGCGCGCTGGGCGGCGCGATCGCCTGGCTGGTGTTCAACGGCTACACGGCATCCACCCTGGCCGGTGGCGTCGCCCAGCTCTCGTTCGAGTTCAAGGTGTCGCCCGCGCTGCTGTGGGAAGGCCTGAAATGGGCGCTGGCGATCGGATTCGTCGGGGGCCTGTTCCCGGCACTGCGCGCGGCGACCATGCCGGTGACCGACGCCCTGCGTGCGGCATGA
- a CDS encoding FAD/NAD(P)-binding protein, producing the protein MTPAPYDLAIIGGGAAGALVAMHCLARDPGMRIAIVEPRAALARGVAYSTTRDEHLLNVTADRMGWHADLQGDFVAWLQAVDGEGAADVGHDFMPRRRFGDYLAARLADAAASGSVVHVHEHAVACEDAGRTVLLASGERLHARACVLATGNASRPLPWPVPAEVAARVCEAWDLAAIAAIPPDARVAIVGTGLSMVDIVLALRGQQHRGAITALSRHALLPLPHEPTHMALDVDIDALAMLPLRARMRRLRALAAEAMAGGLPWQGVMQALRPYGVRLWQSLSPADQARFLRHVVRGWDVHRHRIAPQVVDMLDAMRADGQLRVDAARLAAITADGGQVVLHAAAHGAGAARCWQVDHVVNATGIQSRFPVAGDALQASLLAAGLARPGPFGLGVDVDGDGALRDRHGTAGAHLFAIGSLRIGAEWESIAVPDLRLQAARIAARLRPAARSS; encoded by the coding sequence ATGACGCCTGCACCCTACGACCTCGCCATCATCGGCGGCGGCGCCGCGGGCGCGCTGGTGGCGATGCACTGCCTGGCGCGCGACCCGGGCATGCGCATCGCCATCGTCGAGCCGCGCGCGGCGCTGGCGCGCGGCGTGGCGTATTCGACCACCCGCGACGAGCACCTGCTCAACGTCACCGCCGACCGCATGGGCTGGCACGCGGACCTGCAGGGCGATTTCGTGGCGTGGCTGCAGGCCGTGGATGGCGAGGGCGCCGCGGACGTGGGCCACGACTTCATGCCGCGCCGCCGCTTCGGCGACTACCTCGCCGCGCGCCTCGCGGACGCGGCCGCCAGCGGTTCGGTCGTGCACGTGCACGAGCACGCGGTCGCCTGCGAAGACGCCGGGCGCACGGTGCTGCTGGCGTCGGGCGAACGCCTGCATGCCCGCGCCTGCGTGCTGGCCACCGGCAATGCGTCGCGCCCGCTGCCGTGGCCCGTCCCAGCGGAGGTCGCGGCGCGCGTCTGCGAGGCCTGGGACCTGGCGGCGATCGCCGCGATCCCGCCCGACGCGCGTGTCGCCATCGTCGGCACGGGCTTGAGCATGGTCGACATCGTGCTGGCGCTGCGCGGGCAGCAACATCGTGGCGCCATCACCGCGCTGTCGCGGCACGCCCTGCTGCCCCTGCCGCACGAGCCCACGCACATGGCGCTCGATGTCGACATCGATGCACTGGCGATGCTGCCGCTGCGGGCACGCATGCGCCGGCTGCGCGCGCTGGCGGCGGAGGCCATGGCCGGCGGCCTGCCGTGGCAAGGCGTGATGCAGGCGCTGCGCCCGTACGGCGTGCGGCTGTGGCAGTCGCTGTCGCCCGCCGACCAGGCACGCTTCCTGCGCCACGTGGTGCGCGGCTGGGACGTCCACCGGCACCGCATCGCGCCGCAGGTCGTGGACATGCTGGATGCGATGCGCGCGGACGGGCAGTTGCGCGTGGACGCCGCGCGGCTGGCGGCGATCACCGCGGACGGCGGGCAGGTCGTGCTGCACGCGGCGGCGCACGGGGCCGGCGCGGCGCGTTGCTGGCAGGTGGACCATGTGGTCAACGCCACCGGCATCCAGTCGCGCTTCCCGGTGGCGGGCGATGCGCTGCAGGCGTCGCTGCTGGCAGCCGGCCTGGCGCGGCCCGGCCCGTTCGGCCTCGGCGTGGATGTCGATGGCGACGGTGCGCTTCGCGACCGCCACGGCACGGCCGGCGCACACCTGTTCGCGATCGGCAGCCTGCGCATCGGCGCGGAGTGGGAAAGCATCGCCGTGCCCGACCTGCGCCTGCAGGCGGCGCGCATCGCCGCCCGGCTCAGGCCCGCAGCGCGATCCAGCTGA
- the rarD gene encoding EamA family transporter RarD produces MAVGAFVLWGVMPLYWHLLKVVPSLQIVLHRIVWSAVLVAAWLFWKRGGGWLRAVLAQPRLAAMLAASGLLIAFNWGLYIWAVNAGHVIETSLGYFINPLLNVVIGVVFLRERLNPVQWLSVAIAAAGVAWLTFNYGSFPWIALTLAGSFALYGVIRKFAAVDAVAGLGVESAYLFLPALAALAWFEWQGTGGFVGGWGVGVDLLLVLGGALTALPLVGFAYAVRRVPLSMVGVLQYIAPTLQFLIGLLVFQEHFDRDRAIGFALIWAALAVFMIDGIRRARLGGRA; encoded by the coding sequence ATGGCGGTCGGCGCGTTCGTGCTGTGGGGCGTGATGCCGCTGTACTGGCACCTGCTCAAGGTGGTGCCGTCGCTGCAGATCGTGCTGCACCGGATCGTGTGGAGCGCGGTGCTGGTGGCCGCCTGGCTGTTCTGGAAGCGGGGCGGCGGCTGGCTGCGCGCGGTGCTGGCGCAGCCGCGGCTGGCGGCGATGCTCGCGGCCAGCGGCCTGCTGATCGCGTTCAACTGGGGGCTCTACATCTGGGCGGTGAACGCTGGCCACGTCATCGAGACCAGTCTCGGCTACTTCATCAATCCGCTGCTCAACGTGGTGATCGGCGTGGTGTTCCTGCGCGAGCGGCTCAATCCGGTGCAGTGGCTGTCGGTGGCGATCGCCGCCGCGGGCGTCGCCTGGCTGACGTTCAACTACGGCAGCTTCCCGTGGATCGCGCTGACCCTCGCCGGTTCGTTCGCGCTGTACGGCGTGATCCGCAAGTTCGCCGCGGTCGACGCCGTCGCCGGCCTTGGCGTGGAAAGCGCGTACCTGTTCCTGCCGGCGCTGGCGGCGCTGGCCTGGTTTGAATGGCAGGGCACCGGCGGCTTCGTCGGCGGCTGGGGAGTGGGCGTGGACCTGCTGCTGGTGCTCGGCGGCGCGCTGACCGCGCTGCCTTTGGTGGGATTCGCCTATGCGGTGCGGCGCGTGCCGCTGTCGATGGTCGGCGTGCTGCAGTACATCGCGCCGACGCTGCAGTTCCTGATCGGGCTGCTGGTGTTCCAGGAGCATTTCGACCGCGACCGCGCGATCGGCTTTGCGTTGATCTGGGCGGCGCTGGCGGTATTCATGATCGACGGCATCCGCCGCGCGCGCTTGGGCGGCCGCGCATGA
- the yedA gene encoding drug/metabolite exporter YedA — protein sequence MGAAPFPAPRNATGPSVVLALAAVYLVWGSTYLAIRFALEGGYPPLLMAGVRFLAAGGVFYAFLRLRGVPAPTRAQWRDLAVMGLLLLGLGNGMVCIAQQTVSSGLAAVAVASAPLWIALFASLRGERPTRLELSGLGIGFVGVLWLNAGSSLTGSPQGMLALLVAPLAWAWGSVWSRGRALPTPFMAAAGQMLCGGVLMLVAGLVFGERITAMPTPKASLALAYLAVFGSIVGFTAYAWLLQNVRTTLASSYAYVNPVIAVLLGTWLAAERFSGHDIGAMVVILGGVVVITVGKALRGRPRAAAAVAGTPEP from the coding sequence ATGGGTGCTGCCCCGTTTCCGGCTCCACGCAACGCCACCGGGCCGTCCGTCGTGCTTGCGCTCGCGGCGGTGTACCTCGTGTGGGGTTCGACGTACCTGGCGATCCGCTTCGCGCTGGAGGGCGGCTATCCGCCGCTGCTCATGGCGGGCGTGCGGTTCCTGGCCGCCGGTGGCGTGTTCTACGCCTTCCTGCGCCTGCGCGGCGTGCCCGCGCCGACGCGCGCGCAATGGCGCGACCTGGCGGTGATGGGCCTGCTGCTGCTGGGACTCGGCAACGGCATGGTATGCATCGCCCAGCAGACGGTGTCGTCAGGCCTGGCGGCGGTGGCGGTGGCGTCTGCGCCACTGTGGATCGCGCTGTTCGCCAGCCTGCGCGGGGAGCGGCCGACGCGGCTGGAACTGTCCGGACTCGGCATCGGCTTTGTCGGCGTGCTGTGGCTCAACGCGGGCAGTTCGCTCACCGGTTCGCCGCAGGGGATGCTGGCGCTGCTGGTCGCGCCGCTGGCGTGGGCCTGGGGCTCGGTCTGGAGCCGCGGCCGTGCGCTGCCGACGCCATTCATGGCGGCGGCCGGGCAGATGCTCTGCGGCGGCGTGCTGATGCTGGTCGCGGGCCTCGTTTTCGGCGAGCGCATCACGGCCATGCCCACGCCGAAGGCGAGCCTGGCGCTGGCCTACCTGGCGGTATTCGGCTCGATCGTCGGCTTCACCGCCTATGCGTGGCTGCTTCAGAACGTGCGCACCACGCTGGCCAGCAGCTATGCCTATGTCAATCCGGTGATCGCGGTGCTGCTCGGCACGTGGCTGGCGGCGGAACGCTTCAGTGGCCATGACATCGGCGCGATGGTGGTGATCCTGGGCGGGGTGGTGGTGATCACCGTGGGCAAGGCGCTGCGCGGCCGTCCGCGCGCGGCCGCTGCCGTCGCCGGCACGCCCGAGCCGTGA